Below is a window of Microcebus murinus isolate Inina chromosome 3, M.murinus_Inina_mat1.0, whole genome shotgun sequence DNA.
GTCCAGGGGCCAGGGATACATTGCTGACTTCCTAGGCAGAAGGGGCAGTGTCCCAGGCCTCCTTCTGGAAGAGGGATTCCTGGAGGTCAGTCACCTGGTGACAGCTCCACACCCTGTACCTGAGGCACATGGATGAAGCAAGCTGGCTGCTGCCTGGCTTTAGGAGGAATACTCAAGACACATGCATAGGAGCAAAGAGTTTACTACTTGGCTTCTAAATCCTTAGGAGGGGCAAATATGTTGACACCCTTTCCACAAACACAAGCAAAAGGGAGGTAGAGTGGGCCAACCTCCTGGCCTACAGATCTCTGAAAGCTGCAAGACGATTCAGGGCCACTTTTATGGTCACTGTCTGGAGACCTCTAAACCCACATAGCCCTGTAACCTCCAATGGCCGaagtcccccagcccctggtgggAGACTCTGAGGTCCCGAGTTGACACTGGGGGCACCGCCCAGCCACGCTCACTCTGCCTTGTGCTAAGAGCAGTGACACCCATGCACACGTGCTTGTGGGTGTTGGTGCGCAAAATTCTGGCTCTGCTGGGCCTCCCAGGGAGGCCTTGGCGCTCACAAGGAAAGCCATTCAAAAATGTTAATAAGCTTATTAAAATGAGCGGCTTTACTGGCTCTCATTTTAAACGAGCTGCCCACCCTCGCGTTCTGGTGGACCACGGGGGGAGAAAGAGCTTgtggcattaatttttttttcttacagtgcTTTCCATCCAAAGACGTGGGACTCTCCTGAGCCTAGCGCTGCCTCAGGAAGAATAGCCCCAGGTCTCCTCCCTCCCAAGTGCGAGTGTGGTGGGTGAGAGGAAGTCCGCAGAGAGGAAAAGCTGGGCTTAACCAAACTGCTGACTGACCACCCAGacccaggaaggcagagaaagggggTCCAGAGATAATGACCTTCTGGTGGAGGCCTGCAGGGCAGCAACTTGGGGCAACccaaatctttaaaaacaaaacaaaacaccacttCCTTCCACCccctcaaaacaaaaaacctaaaagtGCTCAGCAAGGGCATGATTCATTATTTAAAGTAGAAAGGCTTTGTCTTTTACCTCCACTCCAAGTGAGAGGCAAAAATGGACTCCAAACTTTACCCAGGACATTAcaacatcattatcatcatcattattatttttaatggagtCCCAGAGAAGAGAAGTTAATTGCCTAAGACTCACCAAGACAATGGCAGAGCTGCCTCGGGCCTGTGGAGTCCAAGTCTTCAAGCAGCCTTAATCTATGGACCTATGAGGCCATTGAGCCGGATTCGACCATCTCCCACCCTTGGGTTTGAAGCTCCTACCTGGTGCACCCTCCCCCAGGCATGGGGCCCACGCCGGGTCCTAGGGAGAGCGGCTCAGGCCGAGGCCTGAGTGTAGCCACCGAAGGGGGCCGGGAGAGAGACGGGAAGAACTCACCAAGAAGACTCCAGGCCGGCGCAGAACCCAGCGCTGCGTCCTCGCGCGGGGAGCGTCAAGCTGCAATTGCAGAAACAGTACGGACCGATGCAGACGCTCGCCCGGGACCGTGGTCTGTGCAGACACTAGGTGCTTTTCACTCTGCGGGCGCACGAACCGCAGAACCGCGGGCCGCCCCAGGGTTTGCCAGCGGTAGCGTGGCTTGGGAGGGATAACGGATGAGAGCGCGCCTTGGGCGGGGAGAGCTGGTCACGCACGTTCACGCAAGCTTGGAGAAAAAGTTTGAGCCCGGAAGCCAGCTTAGCTCGCCAGAGGATTCAGCAAAGGTGACGCCCAAACCCCTGCCCCAGTCCCCGCAGTTACCCTGTGTTCCTTTTGAACCGGACTTTCCCAAAGGAACTGAGAGGTGCTAGTCGCAGTGGCTGCAGATTCGGGGGTCGGCCAGGGTCAGCCAAAAGCCACGCTCCTGCCTTTCCCCCGCCCACCTCAAAGCAAAAAGCAGCAACAGCAACGTCTGCCCGGGCGGGCTGCGGGGCTTTGGGCTGTAGGGCCGTTTGCCCAGTTCTTACATTTTCGAATTGCCCAAAATAGAGACTTTTGACGTTTGCTTCATAGGAGGCACAGTCTCAGATATATACCCCACAGGTTTAAAAGACGTTCATGGTTCAACGTAAACCTATATCCTACACTGGAccacccctgcctgcctgcagggCCCTGGGTATCAATCTTTTATAAATGCTTTAATAATCTGAACAACCCCATTTATGTTGAATAACTCCTATGTGtgattacaaaaaaaaaccccaatttaTTAGATGATGTAACAATTTACAACATAATGCAATTTTTTTGCAGCCCTACTTtggcatttcttcatttttaaaacacttactATATCAGGAGATGGAAAACTGGGGGCAGGGAGCATCTAGACCTCTGAGAGACCCTAAGCTTAGCAAACTACAAGACACATGGAACCCTCTGAAGGATGCAGGAATTCAAGGCAGATAGTTTCAGGTTAGCCAATTCAGCATTGCCCCcaaattcataataataataataatggcaacagTAATAATAAGCTCATACCCATTGTACAGTGTTTGCTGGTTTTCAAAGTACATATGCACTTTTGAGATCCAACCACTCTAGATCCAACCCTAGCAGATGCCAGTGCTAAGCGATCATCTATCTTGCCTCTTCAAGTGCTAAAATATGCCTCTAGGTTTTGAATGACCCTGACTTGGCCTCTCAATGGCCTGTGACAATGGATAAATCACTttgcctctttgagcctcagtttccccatctataaaatggaggtcATGGCTGCCAGGCTACAGGGACCCTCAGCAAATCGGATTGTGACAGGATTCAGAAGCACTTCACATGTAATGCTGTAGACAAATTAATGGAGttgtttttgtcattattattattaaatattgtttgttTGCTCCTCCGGGCCTCCCTCAGATTAGGAGCCTGTGCTGCTGTTTCCTTCGCAGCTCTGAGTGAGGCCAACGCCAGTAGCTTCTGCAACAGCTGAGCCGGCCCACAGCAGTTGCAGTAACCCGGTCAGCTACCAGCCCTGGGCACTTTCTGacttacaaagcactttcaagCATTTGCTGTCTCTGTGCAGCTCCCAGAAAGCTCTGTGTGGCTCCCAGTGAAATGGTTGGCAGGATGAAGTTGGTGACCTGCGAAGTTGAAGTCCTGCAGTGCCCGGGCAGTGGCCTGGGCCCCAGTGTGGCTCTGTCTCCTCCTATTCATCCTTTGGGGCCCAGGAGCTCTTCCACCCATTACTGGGTTTTGGAGAAATGCCTGATTCTCCCCATTTCTCAAGGTGAGTAGGCAGTGACCTTCCCATGAGGCAGGAGGAGACTTTGGGCGAAGCGGGTTAAACTTCGCGGACTTTGCATGCAGTAGGCTAGGTTCCACATTTTCCTCCCAAACACAGAAAGGTGGGTAGAGGAGAGGGGTTTATTAGCCCCACTGGTTCTGAGCTCCCATGGCTGTTAGCAAGTTAGAGTCACAGGACCCCTGCCTGGTCAGACCTCTGCAGGCCCGAGGTTCCGCCTCTGTGGGATGCACTGCTCAAGAGCTGCCCTCTCTCTAAGAGGAGAGGACCAGGATCCCTGGTCCCCACTCTCCACTCCTCAGAAGCCCCCCCATGCCACCTCTCTGCAAACCGAGTCAGGGTTCTGGACATTGGCAACAATAAGCCACCCCTCAGATGCGCAGGAGGTGGTGTTTGAACCCAGTTGGGCCCTCTGGAATGGACAGATTCGCTGTCACTCTCTACCTTTTCCCAGCATGGGGGAACTGCAAGGGTGCTGGGATTAGGTGTTATCTTGAAAGGAGACACAGTTTAGGATTAGCAAGGCCAGCAAGCtgggactctctctctctctctctctctctctctctctctctctctctctctctctctctctcacacacacacacacacatacatacacacaacccACCAGCGACATTTGCTAGCTGACTGATCCCAGATTTGCTGCCTAAAGCAGGATTTGGGGGCCAGGCTTGAATCCTTGGGATCAACTTCAGTGTGGGTCATAGCTTGTTCTTCCCCCTTTCCCAGTCATTCCTCTTGCCTTGGTTtacacatttgtaaaatgagtgAATCTGACCCAAAGTTCCCCATGCCCAGCTTTAACATTCTCTAAGGGCCAAAGAGGCTGAGAAAGACGAGGGCGAAAGTCCACTGGGCTCAGGCAGCACTGGGACTGCTCTAGGAGACCAGGCCCCAGAGAGGCCGAGAAGGCTCCGCACAGCACAGGGGCGAAGGAATTGGATGAACGAAGATCCCCGTGAGCAGGGAGCAGAGGGTGTGCTTTTTCTCATcgtccaaaaaataaataaataaaaagtcgtGTTAGGGGAAGAgtagtggagaaagaaaagaaaagaaaacgaagAAAGTAATATTGCAAATTTCCAAGAGGAACCGCGTCTGCAACCAGAGACCCAGGTAAAGACACCCCTCTTGGGTCCTGAAATGCGGTAGGAAATCCCCGGAGGACCGGCTGGACACGGAGGCGGCCTCCGGCTCCCGGAATCAGACCTCAGGGCATTCGCGCCAAAGCAAACTGCAGGGCAGCTCGGAAGGAAACTGCCACCACCCGGATCACACCGAATTCATTCGAGTCGAGTCGTTTTCCCTGGGCGGCACGAGCCAGCCCCCGCTGAGTCGGCCCGGACGAGGAGCCCGGGAGCGGAGAGTGGGATAGTTGAGGACGGCGCTCTGGCGACCCGGGTCGGCAGTAGGGACAGTGGGGACTACGGCGGAAGACGGAGTTGCGCAGGGTGAGACCCTAGACCCCAGTGCCTTTTCCTACTCGAAAGGAACGCCTTAGTTTTCTCGCTTCCGGATCCGCAAAGATGAAGAACAAACTACCCTATGTTAGGACACAGCAACAAACTGCCTTTATCGAAAAAGGGCGGAAAAATTCCTCCCCCCCTCCTGAAAAAAGATAACAAAGCAAAACAACCCTGCGTAAGTGGCGATctctggggagagaaggggaggagatTCTCGCATTATTGGAAGTGTTCCAACTTTCAACAAGGAAAGTGCATCCGAGATtaactgtaaaattaaaatagactcttaaaacatttgaaaaagaaacattctaAGAGCCCTACGGAAGGTAGCGCGGGACGGGGCTGGGGGCAGCGTAGGGAGGGATGTGCATCCCGAGGGTCTTTGAATTTCCCTGCACAGTTAGCTGTTCCCGGAAGTGGGAATCATTTTGTAAAGCGCTTGTCCCCACAGTCCGGCCCCGCCGGGCCGAGGGCTCGCGGATCTCCAGGCCAAGGCCTTTGGGGTACCAAGGCCTGGAGGCCGGGGGACAGGGAAAGGTCGCTGCCAGGTAGGAGAGCAAGTCGGCCTCTCTGCTCCAGGTGCAGCTGAAAGCCAGGGCCTGGATTTCGGTGTTTCCCGACTGGGGCCCGCGGGCTGGAGGCCTCGGCGCCTGCGATGTGGCGTTAACTCTTCCTTGCTCGCCGGGGACCTGGCGCGAGGGGCGCGGAAAGGTGAGCATTTCTCTCCGGTGAATCTGTGCTATTCGGGGGAGTCAAGGAACGCAGCTGAGTATGTCCATCTGCAAACCGGGTGGTCGATAACCTTTGTCCTGCCCATGCTCTGTGAGCCTCGGTGCGGGTCAAATGACGCCACGTTTGAAACACTGTAGAGTGCCATTTGCACCCGTCCGAGGCAAACGAGCAGGTGACCTTCTCCCAGAGACCACTTTACTAGCACCTGGTTTGCTTCGAATCGCTTCGGAATTTCAGTGGAGTTTTTACTGGCCTATTCTGGGAACGAAATAAAGACTGAATCACTTAGAGAAATGCTCCAAAAAtcgaaaggagagagagagagagaacacgcGCGAGTGTGCACGAGTGTGAGAAAGAAAAGGGTCAGCCGATTGAAGGAGGGGATGGAGACTGGCTGGGGGTTCAGCCATGGGCGCTTTCTACAATTCAGAGTATGCCCTCGAGAAAAAAAGGAATCCTGGGAATTTGCCCCCGAATTCAGTGGGATTCATCCGTGACTCCTGCGAAGTTCCCGAAATTGCGATTCCCTGAGCCGCGGAGGTTTGCACCCTTCCTGCGGGGCGGGCAGCAGAGCTTCTCCCGGGAGGGGCTGGACATCCTGGGTCCAAAACTGAAAAGAGGCTGGGAAAATGCGCCCCAGCTATCTCCAGCCCGCGTCACTGGTCTACCCCCCGCCCCCGAAGTCGGAGAACGTCTCAGAGAAAAACACGGCGTCCAGGAGGGcatgttaaaataaaagtttataaattaaagaaaaaatacagcgAATAGAGCTTTCAAACTTCACAAATCTTTTTACAGTTAATACTCTAGTTGAGTGCACAGTGCCCTTAAGGAGGCGAAAAGCGGCGAGGTTGACACAACAGGTAGGATCACCTGTCCAAGGGTAGGTGAAGGGCAGATAGGGGAGTCCCGGGCCAGGGCGCAGAGTTGCAGAGGGTGCACGTGAGAGACCGAGGGCCAGGCGGCGGCACCAGGGAGGATGCCTTGGAAAGGTTGGCCGGGGATATTCACATTGAGTACAAGAAATAACCGTCATTTGAATACAAACAACTGAAAAGTGCTACGAGTCTTAATCTCTTTTAAACGAAGGAAAGTTTCTGCAAAGGGCTGCCCGAGTGCGCGCTCTCCTTGTAGGGGGTGGGGGTTCTCAGGCGCTTGCCACCTGGACCGGGCCCTGGACTTCGGAGAGGGAAGGTGTGGATACCCCTAGACTGCCCAACACGCAGAGGCTCCCTTCCTTACATTCAGCACCCACTAGGGCGCCCCCACCAGAGCTCTGACACTCGGGAGGGGTGGAGCGAGCGCCTGAAAACCAAACCCTTCACGTTTCAAATCACCCCCTGGGCTGCGGCTGCCAGGGTTCCGCACCGCTTTGTTATAAATgcaatttccaaaaataaaagatatgtagATACACATAGATTGGTAGCATGGATACCATGAACTAGTGTGGCCTAGCGCACGAAGCTCCCAGCAGGCCTGAAATGCTGGGGATTCAGGCTATGTGGTCTCCAGGAGTTCAACGCTCTGGGGAAACGCCATCCCCAGCAGGCAGACATAATCCAAATCCAACATTGTCGTGATAATAAATAGTGTCCAAGGGCTTCCAGACAGGTGAGGGGCGAGCGGGGGGCCATAGGCCATAGGGTGCCTCTGTTCAAATTAGAAAAAAGCGCCTCCTCTGGGTATACTCAGTCCCGCTGCCAGGGCTCGAGTCCTGGCTAGCGGAGCCAGAGCTGGGTTTCATCCTCCACTTGCCCCCTTGGCGGAGCGCCCCTGTGTGGGCTACAGCCTACACGGCCGTCGGAGCCGGGTGTGGGAATCATTTGTTGCCTCAGCCCAGGCGGGCTCACTGGGTGCCCGCAGCGGCCGCACAGGTGGAGAGCGCCCAGCCGGGGAGGCAGTAGTAAGGGTAATAGTAGGAGGGCTGCAGTGGCAGAAGCGAGGGTGGCCGCAGCACCTCGCCGGGCAGGTACTGTCTCTGGTCGTCGCGCACCAGCACCTTTACCGCCACCTTTTTGGCGGCGGGCGCCGATGCCAGCAGGTCCGCGGCCATCTGCCGGCGCTTGGTCTTATAGCGACGGTTCTGGAACCAGATCTTCACCTGCGTCTCGGTGAGCTTCAGAGACGCGGCCAGGTCTGCACGCTCCGGCCCGGACAAGTAGCGCTGGTGGTTAAAACGACGCTCCAGCTCGAAGACCTGCGCGTGGGAGAAGGCGGCTCGAGAGCGCTTCTTACGCGGCTTCGGCGCCaccggctcctcctcctcctccacgccGCCCGCCGGTGCGCCGCTGCCCCTGCCGCCGGCTCCGCTGCACAGCGCCGGCACGTGTGCACCTCTGGCGCCAACGCCATCATCCTCGGCCCTTGGGCTGTGGTCGCCTGCGGACCCCGGTGGGAACAGAAACAAGAGACTGTCAGCGCCGAAGAGGAGGTGAGGCCAGGCCTCAAGTGTAGGGGTCACTGGGGCGGGGCGGAAATACACTTtgatccctccctccccccaagcGGCGCTGAGGTCGCAGAGGCCAAGGGCCCTGGAGACCAGTCTCAGAACCCTGCTCCACTAGTGCGCGTGCGGCATTAGGCCTCTTCCGATGCCTGCGACCTACTCGGCCGCTGTGTCAAAGCCATAAGGCCGAGGACCAGCTCCACGCCCTCCCAGGGCCCCAGGCTCCAATCAGTAACGTGGGGAGCTGGGCCCCAGCATCTCCGCAAGCCCTCTGAGCTCTCAGAGCTCAGCACTGGGGTTTTTGGTTGCATTTCCGCCTCCTTGCTCGGGTCCACCCGCTTCCCCACACAGCTCACACACGCGCGCCGGTGCAGGTAAAGGAAAGGTAGGGGGATGGGTCCTGGGGCCAGAGGTATTTGGAGTCTTCCACCCTCAACCGCCTGTATTGCTGTGAGGGGTATGGCAACAGGCTGTGCCAAAGCCTTGGGTGGCTTCTCTCCCTAGCTTCCCAAGGAAATGAGAGGAGGGCGGGCTGGAGAGTGATGAGAGGGGGGTGTCCCTGCCTCGGGTCCCTGGACCCTTACGCAACACCAGCTCCTCAGCCTCTTCCTGCTGCCTGAAGCAACCTAGCAAGAGGTCCAGAGCCCTGGCCTGCTTGGGGCCAGCTGAGGCCTACAGCAGTTTGCACCCCACTGGGGCTGGCACCCGCATCTTTCAGACTGCATGATGTGTCAGCCTTCAGCTGAGGAAGCCCCTCTCCTGTGTCCAGAATGAATTAAATCTAGCCCTCTTGCCTGCAGCTGGCTGCAGGATTTGCCTCCAGTTCCTGGGTCCTCGGCCCTGGCTGCTTTCACAGCTCTGAGGTCTGAGAAAGCTAAACCCGCTCTTTCCCTAAAGTCCTGGCTCTACGGATCTCGCCTTTGACTCATCTGGAGGTGTTCTTCGCTACCTATCCCTGCACTGTGAGGCCAAGCCCTGGAACCTCAAACTGGTGGGATCTGTGGGCCAGGGCTAGAGCACTGGTTACCTGAGGTCTCTGGACCTCTCATTCTTACCCTTCACTGATTTTGGGGATTTGGGGACAGACACGGCAGAAGGCCCTGGCGATGTACTCACCCCCTACCCACCACCCCTAGCGAAGGGTGCAGAGGTTCTCTCCCAACCCTGTCTAGTGCATATTGACCCAGGCCGTCTCAGGCCTCGCCCCAGGACAGCGGGGTTCTGAGAAGTTCCTTCGTCCTCTCGCCGGCTCAGTTCTCGGAGGGGTAGAGCAGCTCGCGCCAGCGCGCGGAACTTCGGGATTTGGCCAGCCTCCGAGCCCCGGGGTGCAGGGTACTCACAGTCAGCCCACCCAACTCGGTGGCGTCGCCCTACTCGTCCATCCCCGCAGCCCGGCCCCCTTCCCCGCGAAGCCGCAGCAGACCTGAGACGCTGGCCGCCGACATCTCGCTGTCGCTCCGGCCCGCGGCTTCCTCCTCCAGGTCCTTGGAGGCGGGCAGCTCGCAGATCGGCCGGCCGAGGCTCAGGGTTCCTCCCGTGCGGCCGGCCCCGCTGGCCCCCGGAGCATCCGCGCAGCGCCGCCTGCCCTCGTTCTCCTCGCTGAGAGCCGAGTCTGAGTCCCAGCCTCCCGGGCTCTCCGCAGTCCGCCCCGCAGCTGTTCTGGTACCGGCAGGAGACGCGAGCAGAGAGTCCTCGGCGCCCCCCAGTGCGCCCGCGTCCGTCTCCCCAAACAGCCGCCAACAGCAGACGGCGGGCGCCGCAGCCACCGCCACCGCTGTGCCCCCGGGCGGCGGGCGCCCCTCCGGCGCGGCCAGCCCGCCGCGCTCCTCTTTCTTGTTGAGGATCGCCTGGATGGAGAAGGGCGTCAAGGTACTGGCGCCGCGCACAGCCATTTGCGCCGCGGGCCGGAGCGGCCGGCCGGGCGGGCAGCTGGGGCGCCGAGCAGCTCCGAGCGGGACCGAGAGCGCGGGCGGGCGCAGCGCGAGTGAGCCGGGTGCGCGAGGCCCCAGCAGCCCACTCCTGCACggccccgcagcccccgcccctcTCCGTCCCGGGATCTGCGCcgaccctcacccccacctcagAGGCCCACCCCGCCCGGAGACCCTCTCCCCCCGAATCCAGCGCCAGACGCTCCCCTTTCGCAGCTCAGCTGGATTATCTCATCGCCTCTAGCCCTTAGGGGCGGGCCGGGGTCTGCCCCCTCGGGGGACGCGGAGGAGGATTGGCTGGCCCCCTCCGCTGCTGCTGCAGTCTCCCGAGCGCCGCCGGGGCTCACGGCCGGAGTCACTTTTTCTTTGCGCTTCTGTCTCTTCCCCGCCTGCAGGATTTCGCTCTCGACTAGTCCGCTCCCTTCCCTGCTGGGCAGCCTCTTCCGGAGCCCAGCCCCGGACGCGGCGGCGGCCGCTGGATTCCGAGAGGCGCGGGGCACCTTTTTACCCCCTGCTCTggttttatctgtttcttttctctttccttcccctgcgTTCCACCGTACCCCCCTCCCGCCTGGGTGTCATTCCTCACTGCTGAGTGACAGTCTCAGGCCACGCCCCTTCACTGGGCTGTCCTGGACGCTCCAGACCGTCCATTGGCTGGCTCCAGTTGGGCAACGTTGACTTTAACAGACAAAACTGGGCATGTTACGCCGCCAAAGTCAGGGTCTGACTTAACCCCTTCTCTCCTAAGTCTGGTCCTCGAAGCATCCTCCAGCGACAGGGAGGCTCACCCATCCTGAAAGCACGTTTCGTATCTGCAGATGTGTCTACCAACTCCAGCGTTTTTATGGAGCACTGATATTCAATTTAGTCAAAATCTACGGAGAAAATCCAAGATAATGCATTTCCATACATCATTAGTTTCTGTTCTCTAGGAAAGATCACAAACACGAAGAACAAAATGCATCTTTTGTCTTCCTACAGTTTTGCAGCTTCCTCACTAATGCTCTTTGCTGAAATAATCAGCTAATTAAAATcactctagaaatattttttttctttgccgtCTTTGATTTCATCCGATGTCTACAgaggaactaaaagaaaaaaatggtacagTTAAAACTAAAGTCAGGTGAAGAATTGGAAGGCATCTTTGGGAGAGTGTCTGGAAATTGAACAGTCAAATCCCTGAACGATCAATATTGAATTTAATTGGAGTTAGTTACGTTTTacaccagcaagaaaaaaagaaactttaatttgttttttaaatgtcctgTTACTTCTGAGTTGGATAagattataaatacatatttacttgTTTGAAAGTATATCTGGGAATTACCATCGTAAAATGATACAGAACTGACAAGATTTAATGCtcttaaaaagtaagaaatacattattttttgtaatagtaGGAACCAAgctaagaaatacaaatattgtgGGTACATAAAAACATAGGTTgcttatttatgttatttattttaaaataagaaatttgttCAAGTAATGTACTTTACTGTATTCCATAAATTTTACCAGAGGGATAACACCAAATACAGAAACTCGAACCATTACATAAATTTAAAggactgtgattttaatttagcAAATTGCTGGGATTGGTGTTTTCAGTGTCATTAAAATAAGTAACATTTGCCCCTGTTGCTTTCTTTTCAGTTGTCCTTGTTCTGCACCCAGGAGCAAATGCACCCACTATTTATAGTTTTCAGCCTCAGAATGAGGTCTTTGCAGCATCTGTGTTCCTGAGCATTTCACCCACATGATGCTTTCTTGCTCTGTGCAGACCCTGTAGTATGCCTGGGAAAAACTCCCACCACTTAGAGGTCATTGCCCTTTATATCTCTGTACAATTACATCGGCTTTGAAAGGAAGGTGTTTAAATGTGGCGTCGCTATTCAGCAACTGTGAGGGACTGGGATCTTCTTCAGGCCGGGAAAAGAACAGCAGAATGCCCACAGGTTTccaaaaaaaagtgtgttttccCATTCACCTTTATTCATCAAATTACCTCCCCCTTCCCGCCTCCTAAGCCTTGGTGTTGGGAGTATATACACGTAGATGTTGTTTTTCTCTGAGGGCAAGTCGAGGAGAGATTGACAAAGATTTCCCAGAAGGTAGGAGATGAGCAGGTGTGGACCTTGTGCCCCATACAGCTGTCGCTTTGTGCGGTTAGGACTTACTGTTGACAAATAGTGGAGTGTGTTCTGATCATACGGGAGGGCAGAGATGTCTGGGGGCTGGACGACCCAGCAGTACACAAAATTCGGGAACTATGCAAAGACTTACTTGAAAATAACTACCATTTAGTTGCCCCCTCTTCcaaattcccttttaaaaaagaaacccaaatcaCAGTCGGATATGCCCCGGTCACAGGCTTGGGCATAGGTTTTCAAAGCATGATTTTGAGGTTTCAGAGTTTTTTGTGTGCCTGGAGTGTAAGAAAGTGGCTCGCTCGGTTCCGCGTCTCCAGGACCCGCAGAGCAAGGGAGGCTCCTGATGGCATCTGGGGCAACTGCGGCGGTCAGTGGATCTCTAGTTCTGGCGAGTGActgcaggcagggccaggagtTAGAGCGTTTGGAGGTGGGTAGACACACCGGGCTTTAGCTATAACTGGAAGCCGCTCCTAATAAGCGGTCCCGCGGAGATGAAAAGGCCTTGGAGGACGGTGAGCGGAAATGGTTGTGTGCCCAGAGATACCCTGGGGTACATGCAGAGTCAAGGCTGgcgggtgggggtgtgtgtggaagGCTCAGCAGGTCAGCGCGTGTCGCACGGTCACAGACCTGCAGGGGCAGGGACGCGGCCGCTCCCAGGCCCCGCTCGGTGCCCATCGAGGGCGATTTCTTTGGGCGCAGCTGCCAGCGCCTGGAACTCGGCAGCCTCCCGACGGCAGTGCCCGCCGTTCCGTTAGCGCCGCGCTCAGGCCTGGGCCGGCCCGGGCAGTCGGCgagctggggagctgggctgcGTGGCCGGTGAGACTTGGGGGAGACGCCCTTCTCGCTCCACGCCCGctactttctccctctctttcccttccctcccctcctcttcctacgttctcctctccttcctctttccctggTCCCGTTCCTCCTCCCCGGTTTGGTTCCCGCGCGCCCCCTACGTGCCGC
It encodes the following:
- the NKX3-2 gene encoding homeobox protein Nkx-3.2 → MAVRGASTLTPFSIQAILNKKEERGGLAAPEGRPPPGGTAVAVAAAPAVCCWRLFGETDAGALGGAEDSLLASPAGTRTAAGRTAESPGGWDSDSALSEENEGRRRCADAPGASGAGRTGGTLSLGRPICELPASKDLEEEAAGRSDSEMSAASVSGDHSPRAEDDGVGARGAHVPALCSGAGGRGSGAPAGGVEEEEEPVAPKPRKKRSRAAFSHAQVFELERRFNHQRYLSGPERADLAASLKLTETQVKIWFQNRRYKTKRRQMAADLLASAPAAKKVAVKVLVRDDQRQYLPGEVLRPPSLLPLQPSYYYPYYCLPGWALSTCAAAAGTQ